In Deltaproteobacteria bacterium, the sequence GCTCCCCGAGACCGACTCGGGAGCAGCAGCGTAGTGATGAAACTTCATGGTGTAGGTTGCGCGACCCTGCGTGATCGAACGCAGGCTGCTCACGTAGCCGAACATCGTGCCCAGCGGCACCTCGGCCTGGATCACCTGCGCGTTTCCGCGCGGCTCGACCATCGTGATTCGTCCGCGCCGCGCGTTCAGATCGTCGATCACGGCGCCCATCGAGGGCTCCGGCGCGACCACCTCGGTGAACATGACCGGCTCGAGAAGCACGGGCTTGCCGCGCTCGAGGGCCTCTTTCACGCCCATCGAGGCCGCGATCTTGAAGGCGAGCTCCGACGAGTCCACGTCGTGGTAGGAGCCGTCGACGAGGCGCACGCGAACGTCGACGACCGGGAAGCTGGCGAGAACCCCGGACTGCAGCGCCTCGCGCGCGCCCTGCTCGATCGCCTTCCAGAACTCGCGCGGCACGTGGCCCTGGCCGACCTCGCTCGCGTAGTCGATCCCCTGGCCGCGACCGTTCGGCTCCAGCTCCAGCACGACGTGGCCGTACTGACCCTTGCCGCCGGACTGACGGATGAAGCGCCCCTCGGCCTTGGCCGCCTGGAGGATCGTCTCCTTGTAGGCGACCTGCGGCTTGCCGACGTTCGCTGCGACCTGGAACTCGCGCAGCAGACGGTCGACGATGATCTCGAGGTGAAGCTCGCCCTGCCCGGCGATCAGCGTCTGCCCGGTCTCCTCGTTGGTGTGCACCCGGAACGAGGGATCCTCGACCGCGAGCTTCCCGAGCGCCTCGGAGAGCTTCTCCTGATCGGCCTTGGTCTTCGGCTCGATCACGATCTCGATCACCGGCTCGGGAAACTCGATCGACTCGAGGATGACGGGCGCGTTCTCGGCGCAGAGCGTGTCGCCCGTGAAGGTCTTCTTCAGCCCCACGAGCGCCGCGATGTCGCCGGCCGAGATCGAGTCGATCTCCTCGCGGTGGTTCGCGTGCATCTTCATGATCCGACCGACGCGCTCGCGCCGATCCTGGGTCGGGTTGCGCACATTCTGCCCGACCTTCAGCGTGCCCGAGTAGACGCGAACGAAGACGAGCTGCCCCACGTAGTGGTCGCTCATGATCTTGAAGGCGAGCGCCGCGAACGGCTGGTCGGCCTTCGCGCTGCGCTCGACGGGATTGCCCTTCGAATCGACTCCCTTGACCGGCGGCACGTCGATGGGCGAGGGAAGGTAGTCGACGATGGCGTCGAGAAGCGGCTGCACGCCCTTGTTCTTGAACGCGGCGCCGCACAGGACCGGCACGATCGCGAGCCGGATCGTCGCTTCGCGAAGCGCCTTGCGGATCGTGTCCTCGGCGATCGGCTCCGAGTTCAGGTACTTCGCGAGCAGCGTCTCGTCGTACTCGGCGACCGCCTCGAGCAGCTTGTCGCGGTACTCAGCGACCTGCGCCTCGAGTGCGGCCGGAATCGCCTCGACGGCGAACTCCGAGCCCTGGGTCTCGTCCTTCCAGACGATCGCCTTCAACGCAATCAGATCGACCACGCCCGCGAAGCGATCCTCGCTTCCGATCGGGAGCTGCAGGAGAACGGGCGTCGCACCCAGCTTGCCTCGCATCTGTGCGACGACGTCGAAGAGGTTCGCGCCGATGCGGTCCATCTTGTTCACGAACGCGATCCGCGGCACGCCGTACTTGTCGGCCTGTCGCCAGACCGTCTCGGACTGCGGCTCGACACCGCCGACCGCACAGAAGACCGCGACTGCGCCGTCCAGTACGCGCAGGCTTCGCTCGACCTCGATC encodes:
- the fusA gene encoding elongation factor G, with amino-acid sequence MSSDPSLERTRNIGIMAHIDAGKTTTTERILFYTGRNYRLGEVHEGTATMDWMEQEQERGITITSAATTCHWRDHRINLIDTPGHVDFTIEVERSLRVLDGAVAVFCAVGGVEPQSETVWRQADKYGVPRIAFVNKMDRIGANLFDVVAQMRGKLGATPVLLQLPIGSEDRFAGVVDLIALKAIVWKDETQGSEFAVEAIPAALEAQVAEYRDKLLEAVAEYDETLLAKYLNSEPIAEDTIRKALREATIRLAIVPVLCGAAFKNKGVQPLLDAIVDYLPSPIDVPPVKGVDSKGNPVERSAKADQPFAALAFKIMSDHYVGQLVFVRVYSGTLKVGQNVRNPTQDRRERVGRIMKMHANHREEIDSISAGDIAALVGLKKTFTGDTLCAENAPVILESIEFPEPVIEIVIEPKTKADQEKLSEALGKLAVEDPSFRVHTNEETGQTLIAGQGELHLEIIVDRLLREFQVAANVGKPQVAYKETILQAAKAEGRFIRQSGGKGQYGHVVLELEPNGRGQGIDYASEVGQGHVPREFWKAIEQGAREALQSGVLASFPVVDVRVRLVDGSYHDVDSSELAFKIAASMGVKEALERGKPVLLEPVMFTEVVAPEPSMGAVIDDLNARRGRITMVEPRGNAQVIQAEVPLGTMFGYVSSLRSITQGRATYTMKFHHYAAAPESVSGSVVRSS